A single window of Coffea eugenioides isolate CCC68of chromosome 7, Ceug_1.0, whole genome shotgun sequence DNA harbors:
- the LOC113776934 gene encoding uncharacterized protein LOC113776934 encodes MVAWSLELRGRGRDLVAEARGERERDGGGQVGADGISRGAIGIVPEDLTEENYEAWKGCLKHYLVGHGLWGVVSGKEQDPIKDESQDYGEDKKQEHEEWQMKNALALHAIQLSCGPRTYVKLKAHNFAQVAWKQLDEKLKPDNLEVDNEGPKEHLHYEQLYKAIAIGYFRHTKHLLDQDPLAVRAIVSSHKETALHIAIQHGRMKIAKELLQRMAPEDLEVVNEYGSTALTLAAISGVTKLARTIVEKNNRLLVMKNDLDNGQLPRNTKGASKSR; translated from the exons ATGGTGGCCTGGTCGCTGGAACTGCGTGGGAGGGGTAGAGATCTGGTGGCGGAAGCGcgcggagagagagagagagatggcgGCGGACAGGTGG GAGCTGATGGGATTAGTAGAGGTGCAATTGGAATTGTTCCCGAGGATCTCACTGAGGAGAACTATGAGGCATGGAAAGGATGCTTGAAACATTATTTGGTCGGGCATGGCCTTTGGGGTGTTGTTTCTGGTAAGGAGCAGGATCCTATAAAAGATGAGAGTCAAGATTACGGAGAAGATAAGAAACAGGAACACGAGGAATGGCAGATGAAGAATGCATTGGCCTTACATGCCATCCAACTTTCATGCGGACCACGCACATATGTTAAATTAAAAGCTCACAATTTTGCCCAAGTTGCATGGAAGCAGTTGGATGAAAAACTAAAGCCCGACAATCTTGAAGTTGATAATGAAG GACCGAAAGAGCACCTTCATTATGAGCAATTGTACAAAGCAATCGCGATAGGTTATTTTCGTCACACAAAACATCTACTTGATCAAGATCCACTCGCTGTTAGGGCAATAGTTTCATCACATAAAGAAACTGCACTTCACATTGCTATTCAGCATGGACGCATGAAGATTGCAAAGGAGTTATTGCAGAGAATGGCACCAGAAGACTTGGAAGTTGTTAATGAATATGGATCCACAGCTCTTACTCTTGCTGCAATCAGTGGTGTAACAAAGCTGGCAAGGACTATTGTGGAAAAAAATAATAGGCTGCTTGTTATGAAAAATGACCTTGACAATGGGCAGCTTCCT CGTAACACCAAAGGAGCATCTAAGTCCAGATAG